A genomic window from Indioceanicola profundi includes:
- the fliI gene encoding flagellar protein export ATPase FliI → MSILAGLLADIEQLPRFSFHGQVAACTGMTVEVEGLERRLSVGDACRAIARNGRSTPCEVVGFRGDRAVLLPFGPVDGLGLGCRVEAATETVVRPGEGWLGRVVDAFGRPVDGKGPLVRGDGNRSLRAGPPHAFQRRRMGTRLDTGIRVLDSFVPLCRGQRLGVFAGSGVGKSTLLSMLARSSAADVNVIGLIGERGREVQEFIQDDLGPEGLARSVVIVATGDEPALTRRQAAYLTMSVAEWFRDQGRDVLCLMDSITRFAMAQREIGLAAGEPPTTKGYPPTVFAELPRLLERAGPGIEGTGDITGLFTVLVEGGDHDEPVADAVRGILDGHLVLTRQIAERGRYPAVDVLKSVSRALPGCHSAEENATVSAARTLLSRYGSMEEMIRLGAYRAGSDAELDRAIRAMPAFTAFLAQPKSEATPAANSFATLADILSEPEPAAPPQEEPAKSGRKGQPRPGSS, encoded by the coding sequence ATGTCCATCCTCGCCGGCCTGCTGGCCGACATTGAGCAGTTGCCCCGTTTCAGCTTCCACGGCCAAGTCGCCGCCTGCACCGGCATGACGGTGGAGGTGGAGGGGCTGGAACGCCGACTTTCGGTGGGCGATGCCTGCCGGGCGATCGCCCGCAACGGACGGTCGACCCCGTGCGAAGTCGTCGGCTTCCGGGGAGACCGGGCCGTGCTGTTGCCCTTCGGCCCTGTCGACGGACTGGGGCTGGGATGCAGGGTCGAAGCCGCGACGGAAACCGTGGTCCGACCGGGGGAGGGCTGGTTGGGCCGCGTCGTGGACGCTTTCGGACGCCCGGTCGATGGCAAGGGGCCGTTGGTCCGCGGGGACGGAAACCGATCGCTGCGCGCCGGACCGCCGCATGCCTTCCAGCGCCGCCGGATGGGGACGCGGCTGGATACCGGGATTCGCGTGCTGGACAGCTTCGTGCCGCTGTGTCGCGGGCAGCGGCTTGGCGTATTCGCCGGGTCGGGCGTCGGCAAGTCCACGCTTCTCTCCATGCTGGCGCGGTCCAGCGCCGCCGATGTCAATGTGATCGGCCTGATCGGGGAGCGCGGACGCGAAGTGCAGGAATTCATTCAGGACGATCTGGGACCGGAAGGCCTTGCCCGGTCGGTGGTGATTGTGGCGACGGGGGATGAGCCCGCTCTGACCCGCCGACAGGCGGCCTACCTGACGATGTCAGTCGCGGAGTGGTTCCGGGACCAGGGTCGGGATGTTCTGTGCCTGATGGACAGCATCACCCGCTTCGCCATGGCACAGCGGGAGATCGGGCTAGCGGCCGGGGAACCGCCAACCACCAAGGGCTATCCGCCCACAGTATTCGCCGAATTGCCGAGGCTGCTGGAACGGGCCGGCCCAGGGATCGAGGGCACAGGCGATATCACCGGCCTCTTCACCGTTCTGGTGGAAGGCGGCGACCATGATGAACCCGTGGCGGACGCTGTGCGCGGTATTCTGGACGGCCATCTGGTCCTGACCCGCCAGATCGCGGAACGCGGCCGGTACCCTGCGGTGGACGTGCTGAAAAGCGTCAGCCGCGCACTGCCCGGCTGCCACAGTGCTGAGGAGAATGCCACGGTATCTGCCGCCCGCACCCTCCTCTCCCGCTATGGGTCCATGGAGGAGATGATCCGCCTGGGAGCCTACCGGGCCGGAAGCGATGCGGAACTGGACCGCGCGATCCGGGCAATGCCGGCCTTCACCGCATTTCTTGCCCAGCCCAAGAGTGAGGCAACGCCGGCCGCTAACA
- a CDS encoding flagellar basal body protein, whose protein sequence is MDLSSIGLFHLAGRRMEYLGARHQVIAQNVANADTPGFRARDLKAFDFQAAVRHAAGNISPVQTSPMHLTGTRAPQPFREDRRVPTYETAPAGNGVVLEEQMMKAAEVRQAYDLATGIFQKHVGMLRQAWTTR, encoded by the coding sequence ATGGATCTGTCCTCAATCGGCCTGTTTCATCTCGCCGGCCGGCGCATGGAATATCTGGGCGCACGGCATCAGGTGATCGCACAGAACGTGGCCAATGCCGATACGCCCGGTTTCCGCGCCCGCGATCTGAAGGCCTTCGACTTTCAGGCCGCCGTGCGCCACGCCGCTGGAAACATATCCCCCGTTCAGACCAGTCCAATGCATCTGACCGGCACCCGTGCGCCGCAGCCGTTCCGGGAGGATCGCCGGGTTCCGACCTATGAGACAGCGCCTGCGGGCAACGGCGTGGTGCTGGAAGAGCAGATGATGAAAGCGGCGGAGGTGCGACAGGCCTACGACCTCGCCACAGGAATCTTCCAGAAGCATGTCGGGATGCTCCGCCAGGCCTGGACCACCCGCTGA
- a CDS encoding flagellar hook-basal body complex protein FliE — protein sequence MLVVPAQGVAQAYAAGKLSGIQAASTVAAPKRGDFSRYVENAVRTALNTVRQGEHTAAAGMQGKASAQEVVQAVMSAEMTVQSVVAVRDKLVSAYLDIMRMPI from the coding sequence ATGTTGGTGGTTCCAGCCCAGGGCGTCGCGCAGGCCTATGCTGCCGGCAAGCTGTCCGGCATCCAGGCGGCCAGCACCGTCGCGGCGCCCAAACGCGGCGACTTTTCCCGCTATGTTGAGAACGCTGTTCGCACGGCTCTCAACACAGTGCGGCAGGGAGAGCATACGGCGGCGGCCGGCATGCAGGGGAAGGCCAGTGCACAGGAGGTGGTCCAGGCCGTGATGTCGGCGGAAATGACGGTTCAGTCCGTCGTTGCCGTGCGCGACAAGCTGGTCAGCGCTTATCTAGACATCATGCGCATGCCGATCTGA
- the flgC gene encoding flagellar basal body rod protein FlgC yields the protein MTFDPLSASFGIAATGMKAQATRLRVVAENLANANSTAEMPGGDPYRRKTVVFASVLDKALGANAVEVKRIGRDTGAFTLRHDPSHPAANAEGYVKLPNVNALTEMMDMREAGRSYEANLNLLQQARGMVGRTIDMLRS from the coding sequence ATGACCTTCGATCCGCTTTCCGCCTCCTTCGGGATCGCAGCCACCGGCATGAAGGCGCAGGCCACGCGCCTGCGCGTCGTGGCCGAGAATCTGGCCAATGCCAACTCCACCGCAGAGATGCCGGGAGGCGATCCATATCGGCGCAAGACCGTGGTGTTCGCCAGCGTCCTGGACAAGGCGCTGGGCGCGAACGCAGTGGAGGTGAAGCGGATCGGCCGGGACACCGGCGCCTTCACTCTGCGGCACGATCCCAGCCATCCGGCTGCCAACGCCGAGGGTTATGTGAAGCTGCCCAACGTCAATGCGCTCACCGAGATGATGGACATGCGGGAGGCCGGCCGCTCCTACGAGGCGAACCTTAACCTGCTGCAGCAGGCGCGCGGCATGGTCGGCCGCACCATTGATATGCTGCGTAGCTGA